The genomic DNA CCCCTGGTCATTTCCGGGGCATCGCGAAGCGATGAGCTCTGGTGCGCAATGGCGCACCGGAGAATCCAGCGGGCCTCAGACTCTGTCGCAAGATGGATTTCCGGGCTCGCGCCAAGTGGCGCGCCCCGGAATGACGGCGGAGTGTGAGACGCAGCATTCCCAAAACAGCTTGAGGCCATGCGCGGCGCGATGGCCTCTCACCTTGCTCTCCTCGCAAAGCCAAGGCTAATTTCGCGCACTTTCCAATGCTGGACTTGAATTGATGACACGTATCGCCGTCGGCGGCTTCCTGCACGAAACCAACACCTTTGCTCCCACCAAGGCGACCTTCGCCGATTTCCAGCATGGCGGGGGCTGGCCGGCGATGACGGAAGGCGCCGACGTGCTGAAGGTGATGCGGGGCATCAATGTCGGCCTTGCCGGTTTCGTCGACAGCGCCGAAGCCAACGGCTGGGAACTCATCCCGACGATTGCTGCCGCTGCGAGTCCCTCCGCGCATGTCACCAAGGACGCCTTCGAGCGCATCGTGAAGGTGATGATCGACGGCATCAAGGCCGCCGGCCCGATCGACGCGGTCTATCTCGATCTGCACGGCGCGATGGTGACCGAGCACCTCGACGACGGCGAAGGCGAGATCCTGGCGCGCGTGCGCCGTGTCATCGGCAAGGACGTTCCGCTGGTCGCCAGCCTCGACCTGCATGCCAACGTCACGCCCGAGATGATGGAACACGCGGACGCGCTGATCGCCTATCGCACCTATCCGCACATCGACATGGCCGAGACCGGCCGCGCCTGCGCGCGGCATCTGGCGCTGCTGCTGAAGACCAGGCAGCGCTTTGCAAAGTCGTTCCGGCAATTGCCGTTCCTGATTGCGATCAGCTGGCAATGCACCAATGACTTCCCCACCAAGGGCATCTACGAAAAGCTCGCCGCCTTGGAGGCCGATGCGGTTCCGACGCTCTCCTTCGCGCCCGGCTTTCCGGCCGCCGACTTCCGCGATTGCGGCCCGAGCGTGTTCGCCTATGGCAGGACGCAAGCCGACGCCGATCGTGCGGCGGATGCGATCGTCAAGCTGATCGAAAGCCACGAGGACGATTTCGACGGCAAGATCTGGTTGCCTGACGACGGCGTGCGCCACGCCATGGAACTTGCGAAGAGCGCGAGCAAGCCGATCATCATCGCCGACACCCAGGACAATCCTGGCGCCGGCGGCGATTCCGACACAACCGGCATGCTGCGCGCACTGGTGCGCAACAGAGCGAGCGCGGCGACCGGGGCGATCTACGATCCGGAATCCGCGAAGGCCGCGCATGCGGCCGGCGTCGGCGCCACCGTCACGCTGTCGCTCGGCGGCAAGTCCGGCATTCCCGGCGACGCGCCCTACACCGAGACCTTCGTCGTCGAGCAATTGTCCGACGGCCGCTTCATCGCGCCCGGCCCCTATTATGGCGGCCGCGAGATGGAGATGGGCCCCTCAGCAGCCTTGCGCATCGGCGACGTCCGCGTCGTCGTCTCCTCGCACAAGGCCCAGCTCGCCGACCAGGCGATGTATCGCTATGTCGGCATCGAGCCGACGCAGGAGAAGATCCTGGTCAACAAGAGCTCGGTGCACTTCCGTGCGGATTTCGAGCCGATCGCTGCGAGCCTGATGATCTGCGCCGCGCCCGGCGCGATGCCGGCCGACACCGCTGCCCTGCCCTGGACGCGCCTGCGTCCGGGCATCCGCATCAAGCCGAACGGCCCCGTTTTCAACCCTCCCTCACGCTAACCGGACAGGACCCATGCCCACACTCGAGCGCATCGACGGCTACGCCGACGAACTCACCGCTATCAGGCGCGACCTCCACGCCCATCCCGAGATCGGCTTCGAGGAAGTGCGCACCTCCGGCATCGTCGCCGACAAGCTGGAGAGCTGGGGCATCGAGGTGCATCGCGGCCTCGGCGGCACCGGCGTGATCGGCATCATCAAGGGCAAGGGCTCGGGCAGCAAGCGCATCGGCCTGCGCGCCGACATGGATGCGCTGCCGATGGAAGAGAACACCAATCTGAAATGGAGCTCGAAGATCCCCGGCCGCTTCCACGGCTGCGGCCATGACGGCCACACCACCATGCTGCTCGGCACCGCCCGCTATCTCGCCGAGACCCGGAATTTCGACGGCACCGTGCACCTGATCTTCCAGCCGGCCGAGGAAGGGCTCGGCGGCGCCCGCGCGATGATCAAGGACGGCCTGTTCGAGAAGTTTCCCTGCGACGAGCTCTACGGCCTGCACAACGCGCCGGATCTCAATCACGGCGAGATCGCGATCCTGCCGGGACCTGCAATGGCCAGCGCCGACTTCTTCGACCTGCGCATCACCGGCTACGGCGCGCATGGTGCGATGCCCGAGCGCTCCAAGGACGCGGTGATCATCGCGACCACGCTGGCGCAGGCGATCCAGACCATCGTCAGCCGCAACGTCGAGCCGCTGCAGGCCGCGGTGGTGTCGATCACCCAGATCCACGCGGGCTCAGCCTACAACGTCATTCCCGGCGATGCACATCTCTGCGGCACCATCCGCACCTTCTCGAAGGAGGTCCGCAGCCTCGTCAGCGAACGCATCCGCACGATCTGCGCCGGCATCGCAAGCGCCTACCAATGCGTGATCGACGTCGACATCCGCGACACCTTCGGCGTGCTGGTCAACCAGGTCGAACAGTCCAAGGTGGTCGAGGAGGTCGCGCGCACCATCGTCGACCCCGCCAAGGTGATCACCCGCGCCCAGCCCAAAATGGGCAGTGAGGATTTCGCCGACATGCTGGAGACGATTCCCGGTGCCTATTTCTGGGTCGGCCATGACGGCTCGGTGCCGGTGCACAATCCCGGCTTCGTGCTCGACGACAAGATCCTGCCGATCGGCGCCAGCATGTTCGCCCGCATCATCGAGACGCGCATGCCGGTAGGCGCTCATGCATAAAAAGAGCGTCGAGGATGCGGTCACCTCGCTGCACGATCTGTCCGCGGTCGATCTGATCGCGGGCTATCGCGCCAAGCAATTCTCGCCGAGCGAGGTGCTGGAGGATCTGCTCGCGCATGTCACGGCAT from Bradyrhizobium sp. CCBAU 53351 includes the following:
- a CDS encoding M81 family metallopeptidase yields the protein MTRIAVGGFLHETNTFAPTKATFADFQHGGGWPAMTEGADVLKVMRGINVGLAGFVDSAEANGWELIPTIAAAASPSAHVTKDAFERIVKVMIDGIKAAGPIDAVYLDLHGAMVTEHLDDGEGEILARVRRVIGKDVPLVASLDLHANVTPEMMEHADALIAYRTYPHIDMAETGRACARHLALLLKTRQRFAKSFRQLPFLIAISWQCTNDFPTKGIYEKLAALEADAVPTLSFAPGFPAADFRDCGPSVFAYGRTQADADRAADAIVKLIESHEDDFDGKIWLPDDGVRHAMELAKSASKPIIIADTQDNPGAGGDSDTTGMLRALVRNRASAATGAIYDPESAKAAHAAGVGATVTLSLGGKSGIPGDAPYTETFVVEQLSDGRFIAPGPYYGGREMEMGPSAALRIGDVRVVVSSHKAQLADQAMYRYVGIEPTQEKILVNKSSVHFRADFEPIAASLMICAAPGAMPADTAALPWTRLRPGIRIKPNGPVFNPPSR
- a CDS encoding M20 aminoacylase family protein, with product MPTLERIDGYADELTAIRRDLHAHPEIGFEEVRTSGIVADKLESWGIEVHRGLGGTGVIGIIKGKGSGSKRIGLRADMDALPMEENTNLKWSSKIPGRFHGCGHDGHTTMLLGTARYLAETRNFDGTVHLIFQPAEEGLGGARAMIKDGLFEKFPCDELYGLHNAPDLNHGEIAILPGPAMASADFFDLRITGYGAHGAMPERSKDAVIIATTLAQAIQTIVSRNVEPLQAAVVSITQIHAGSAYNVIPGDAHLCGTIRTFSKEVRSLVSERIRTICAGIASAYQCVIDVDIRDTFGVLVNQVEQSKVVEEVARTIVDPAKVITRAQPKMGSEDFADMLETIPGAYFWVGHDGSVPVHNPGFVLDDKILPIGASMFARIIETRMPVGAHA